GTTTTGCCAACGAGGCTTTAATCTACTCTAATATTAAGACATTCAAGGTTAAGGACTTAAGAGTTATATATCTTTAATTTTAAGTTTTGACCTAAATTTATGTTAATACCTATTTCACTATGTGTTGACTAGCTATAGTATGTTAATATTGATTCATGGAGGAAATGAGTCGGATGGTACAGAGGGATAGAATGTAAGTGAGAGATCTCCAACTTGAGACCTCCcacttatattaaaaaaaaatgtgaatatTGATTACATAATTGTAAGTTACACATAatcttttaaagaaaaaaaacactATTTGGAGGGATTTTTGAAATGTATTTGCTacagcagtgtatatgaaaattttttattttgaatgtttttatgcggtgtttttgaaaggatttttggaatatatttTTGGGTactatttaaaattaaaaaaatattagaatacatttttaaaaattaacatTACCACTCACAAACCATCACCACCCACAGCCACCATCCCCTCCCTCTCCTTTCTTCTCCCttcttttccttccatttttcTCCTCCCTTCCCCTTTCCCACCAACCCCCGTCTCCCGCCCAATTTGGTCCTTCCTCTCCCCTCTTCCCTATCGCGATCTAGTTGAGGCTAGATTAGGGTTGGGAGAGGAGGAGATGGAGGGGCTGCAAGAAAGGGGAGGGGAAGGGAGGAGGAAGGGGGAAGGGGAtagggaggaggaggaaggacatgagaaaaaagagagaggaggaggaggggaaggagaaagaaagagaaaaggggTAGTGGCGATAATGGGTGGAAATAGTAGTGGTAATAGGTAAGGGTGtgcaaatttgaaaaattccgatttaccgaccgattttgaattgaatttggaatttcGGTAATTCGGAATGCAATTCGgtaattccgatttcgaattggtCGAAATCGGATCGAATtcgaaaatataatttttgaaatcggAATTACCGATTTCGAATTGGGAATTTGAAATAGGAAATATGATTTCGAATTCGattaataatatttatatataatatatattatataacaaAATAAGTTAATAATACATCTAAcaattgaaattgcaaaaacCTAATCTGTTCTCTTGTTACTCTTCCGCCGCCTCTTCCTCATCGTCTCTCAAGAGTCTTCCCCTACCGCAGCCACCTCTTACCTCTTCCCTATTCAGCCACATCAAATTCGTGAGCATTGCCGAAATCGCATCGAATTTGTGTTGCAGTCTATAAGCCCGGCACATTTTAATCCGAGCAATCTTGGCAACCGCGTACCATTTGTTTGTGGGCTCCAAAGAACCTGTCAACAGCGCGCTTTCTGGGATGGGTTGGGGGGCGAATTTGGGATAAATGCAAGAGGAGCCGAGGAAGAGAAGTTTCTTGACACCATGGGAGAATGAGGAAGTGATAACGTTGGTTTGGATTTAAAGGTTGATGGTAATGAAATCAGCAGGGTAGGTGTTGTTGGCGTGGATGCCGCTGACTTTAGTGGCGGAGAGGATGACATAGCGTGGCTTCTCGGCGGCGAAGAAGGCGTCAACTGTGGATTGGACAGTGAGATCGAGCTCGGCATGGGTGTCGAGGAGGAGGTTTGTGAAGCCTAAGgattggggctttcggacgacGACTGAGCCGACTAAGCCACGGAGGAGGAGGTTTGTATGGACCAAATTCGTTGCTTACATTTGTATTATTTGATAATAGTTGATTTGTATTATTTACTGGAATTGTTTTGTATTTGAAATTTGAACTGGAATGGACCGAATGGTTGTATAAGTATTCTCCAAGGGGACTGCATTAAATTTGAACaggtttttccctttttgaacaagagaaaaaaaaaagaattcggtgaattcggaATTCACTGAATTCTGAATTCAATTCGGTATCGAATTTGAAATCGGAATTGGCCATTTCGAAATCGAATTCGGTCGGGAAAATTCATgtcaaaatttcgaaaaatttCTATTTCAAACTTCCGATTTACCGATTTCGATTTCTATTTCAATGCATTGCCCTAGTAATAGGTGGAAGATGTTGTAGAATTTTTCTTTGTATATTTGTGAGTTATTTTTAATATATTATATGGATAAGAtatttttaaagttatttttatttatatattattgtaacattttatatgaaaactaattttttgaaaataggCCAAATCCAAACAGATTGTTTGAAAAGTacaaaaaagctaaatcagaaGCTCGAGTGGTTTTGGGCTTTTACGTGCACCTCCAAGAAAGGCCATTTGGTTAATCTCTGCAAAAGAGATGCCAGGGAAACTTCTACTTGCCCAAACCAGCTTATGGGTGGAGATAGTGGTGGTACTGGTAAGTGGTGATGATAAGTGAAAAATGTTATagaattcatatatatatatatatatttgtatattcgTGCATTAtttttaatatattatataGATGAACTGTTTTTATTTGTCTATTATTGTAacattatatatgaaaaactagtttttgaacaATAGGCCAATTGAAATGGATATTGTttgaaaaaatacaaaataagcTAACTCAGAAGCCCGACTGGTTTTGGGCTTTTTACGTGCACCTCCAAGAAAGCCCATTTGCCTAAACTCCAAAAAAGAGATGCCAGGAAAACTTCTACTTATACTTACCGGAACCAGCTGTGGGTGTCTCTGTTTGGGCTTGTTTGTCGTTCCATCCACCCTTTCACCAACTTAAAAATACAAACCCACAAAACACACAACAAATTCCGTGGGGTCTCTGGAAGGCGGCAGTAGTAAATTGGGTCAGAGCGCCTCGTAAGGACATCGATAACGCTTCACCATAACAGCCCACAGAGAAtaaaccttttctttttctttttcttttttcttaattttttaaaatcaatcaCATAGTAAATTTCGGACTCTTcttcaaggaaaaagaaaagcaacaaaagaaaaaggttggattatgggtttttttttggtttttctttaATCTTCTTTCTTTTGACTTGTTTTGGAAAATAGGATCGGATTATTGTTCTAACCATGTGCCATTTGACTGATATTTTCGGAAATAAATGTTTGGTTATTTACACTctcattatttatttattataaaatttaataaataaaaattatataaccAAAATGATAGTAAAAAtatgattaataaaaataagGGTGTAAATAACATTTTCCTAAACGTCTTCACAAAACTGTGGGTCAGATTACATTTGAATCAGGCAGATGTGCCCACAGGTTTCTAAAAATGGCGTGGCTGCTCAACAATGCTGACCAGTTTTGGATAAGAATCGAAACCAAACTTTCCTCATTTGGAGAGCTCTCACTATCCCTCCAGCCTCCTCAAGTTTTACCCGCAAGCATTAATGAAATGTTTAATCTACTTTTTCCTCCTCCTTAAAAGATCTCCCTAGGGAAACGGATAAtgatcattggttcctttaattTCAAGAGGTTCGAGACAAAAGAAAAGTCCAAAAAATAGAGTGACGAGGAAAGGCAGAAGAGAAGTTGCTTAAGCACTCTTCCTTTGTTCTAGTAATAGGATAACATAGAAGACTCCTGCCGCTGCAAAGGTATGGATAAAGCTGTTggaagaaaataaacaaaagattGGTACATTACGCATAACCTTCTAATTATTTCATTTATTGCCATGTAACCCTtccaatattttaaaatattcacTTAATTTCTCTGTAATTTCTTGTAAAGCGAAAAATTGACGAGAAATAATCTCTATAACATTATTGTTAGTTGAAATATTGGTACTATCCTTATTTAAATACTAAATCATACAATGATCATCTTGTATAAAAGTATAAgaaaattatatgaataaagatAATAATTAAAGGAGAGTAGAGCGGATACtcatataaattataaaaaagtAAAGTTGATATTACAATTTCATCATAAGAATTTTTTGAATGCGTGTGATTCAATAGACGTAGTGGATGATTTATTACTTTGCATAAATTTACGAGAGATTGTATGATTATTTTAGAATTTGAGGGAATGATGTGTATTATGCAAAACTATAAGGgattatatgtaatttaatcTGACAAATTTGACATAGGAGTAGTAGTGTCATCGAAGTACGAGAATCCTTATccaacatcatcatcatcaatttGTCATCATTTACACATCAACCCCACACTCTGTGACTTCTGTCCGTCTCTCCCTTATATAAAGATAAAacttccccctcccccttcgATCGCCTGTTTGTGTTATCCTGTATCCTTTCCAATTTGCTACGAGTATATGTTGCGTCtcttttaaagtcccatttgtTTTTGTTTAAGCCATATCACTCTCAGTTTAATGAAAACCGTTCCTGGTTCCAATCACATCCCGTCTCTATAGTAAAACCGAGGAATCTCATTTTTAAGTTGATTTTATAATTATCAGCTAGTTATAGACTATTTGGTTCAAGCTTCAGATAGAGGAAAAGATGCTGGCAATCTTTCACAAGGCATTTGCTCATCCACCAGATGAGCTTAATAGCCCTGCATCTCACCATGGTAGCAAGAAGCCAAAGATGCCAGAGGAGACCCTCAAAGAGTTTCTCGCTTCTAACCCCAGTGATGCTTTTTCTTTGAGCTTTGGAGATGCTGCTGTGCTTTCTTATGTTCGACAAGACCAACCTTCCCTCCTACACAAGAACCAAAGGTAATATCagccccttttcttttttccctttcgTTTCTTTAAAATGCTATTCTTCTTTAAATTCTAGTAGTACGAGTGTCTGTTTCGACAGCTCAGCTGGTACGGATTCAAAAAAAGCGCAGACAGGGATCTAAATGAGGGGTTGATTGCAGGTTGTTCTGTGGGCATGATGAGATATACTGCCTCTTCATGGGAAGCTTGAACAATTTGTGTGCTCAAATCAAGCAGTATGGGCTATCAAAAGGCAGCAACGAGGCCATGCTTGTGATCGAAGCCTATAGGACTCTGAGGGACCGTGGTCCGTACCCAGCTGACCAGGTTATTAAGGATCTTGACGGTAGCTTTGCCTTCGTTGTGTACGATAGCAAGCGAGGAACTGTGTTTGCAGCGCTGGTATGTTTTCTTGGTAGCTAGCATCAATAGAATGAATTGTACTGGCTGGCATCAGTACTTTTTGTTGTTAGGCACGCTTCCTCTCTCCCTCCTCCTCCATTTGTATCAGTACTTAATTGCCTTTCCATCATAAATTcgtacacttttttttttttttttttgggtgcagGGTTCTGATGGTGGAGTGAAGCTGTACTGGGGCATTGCTGCAGATGGTTCTGTGGTGATTTCAGATGATATAGCTGTCATAAAAGCAGGCTGTGCCAAGTCATATGCTCCCTTCCCAAAAGGTAATTAAAGGAACCGGAATATAGTACGTAGTATATTTTGAAGCATGAAATTTCTactttttaagaaattttgcTGCCATTAATTGATGGTTTGGTTGTATTTCAATTAGGGTGCATGTTTCACAGTGAGGGAGGGCTGATGAGCTTTGAGCATCCGATGAACAAAATGAGGGCTATGCCAAGGGTAGACAGTGAAGGGGCGATGTGCGGAGCTAATTTTAAGGTGGATCTTTACTCCAGGGTTAACAGCATTCCTCGTGTTGGGAGTGAAACTAATTGGGTTGATTGGAATACGGAACAGATCTAATATATATAGCTTATGGATGTGTTACGAAACACATGAAAGATCTTGTTTGTTTGATGTTTTTCTAATCTTGTATTTTGTCAGTCTTCAGTCAGCTTTGTGAGTGTTTTTCCTGGTGGATAATTGTAAATTGAGTGGAGTCTGCTTGCAATCGATGATGCATGAATAACGTCCACTCTTCAACCAAGAAAACCTGAGCATCTTGATATCTCTATCATTTTCTAACTGCCTGTGGATGCCTGAATTGATCTCTGTATTAAGTCGACTACTGTGTCTGATTTCACGAGCTTGCTTAGAGAAAAAGTTTTATGTTCGCCAAAAAATTTCACTACAATCGGCATTCCTTTGGTTTGGAGCTAGAAACCAAGATGGCAATTGACAGGCTCAGCTTTTAAAATGCTCTTTTTCTTGTTCCAATTACAAAAGTGTCATCTGATAGGCAGCAAAACTGTCTATTTGACAACCAAATGACCAATCACTCTGCTCAAGTCCTCCAAATCCAGATTCAGGTAAGAGCCAAGTTTTTGAAACTGCAGAAGTTCCACTTCCATCACAAGGAATACGTAGATGTAAATTTGCATTTGATGTTGCCACAGATCAAACTGGATACAATTTTGATCCTCTTGGGGCCTGTTTCTTTTCCCAGTGAAAATTAAGACACAAAAGGCAACTCGATTGTTCAAGTTCAACAGAATGTCCGGATTTCATCGGAAGCAATGATTTCTCTTATCAGGTCATTGAATTTAAATCTAAAACCACCTCTGGAACAACATGAATTAATTCCATGCAGACAATTAACAACTCGACAACACCAGCTGAATCCAACGCTTTGCATTGTCTACGCGCACATACGCAATACTGGTAGCTGATAATACGTGCAATTTACAAGTCAGAAGTTAGCAGTAACAATTTCCAGGCACGGTTCAAAATGTTTAATCGCTCCAAAATGTTTAGCAGTTATTAGCAAAATAACGAATTAAAAGGATTGTCAACACCGAGCCAAAACAAGTAGCCGAGTAGGATTTCATAGATTTAAATGTAAAATGATACACCAGCGCTTAAAAAATCATCACTCTCTTTTACCCCCCTACACATGAGTTGACGACAAGACTAAAAAGAATTAAACAACAattctttcttcctcatttgttTCCAAATTAATAGAAGTATCTGTGTGTAAACGACAAGATGGAAATTTTCTCCTGGATACCAACACCTTCGCAACATATTCTTGATAAATACTACAGATCAACCGACATTAAAATGCATCCATTCACTGCTTGGAAGAAGATCCTTACAAACACAATTAAAGACGGAATTTTACTTGAATGCTTATAAGGTCTTCATTTGCACCAAAAGGGTGGGCAGTTTGAAGTGATGATATGCTAAAAGCTCTGCGCCAATGTTGTATCATTCATTCCACATATGTGCAAGTTCATCAACCTGCAGAGGATTCTCCAGTTCGTGCATCTTCCTCCTAGTCTTGGCTTTAATTTTCTTTGCATACTTCCCAGCCTTCTGCTTTTTCTCCAAAGCACGGATCTGTACATCGCACGATGAAATTAGATAATGAAACATAAGCACTTTGAGTTAGGGAATCTATGGCTCAGAGCAGTTGCTTATGAATATGGATTAAAGTATTTAAGCAACAGAAGTCCAATTACAGCCATCATATAACAAGAATTTTACAGCCACAATATAGCTACTACCTAAAACTTATCAAGGAAAGCAAATACAAGACGCAAATTTTCTGGAAGACCAAGGACCACAATTTACCTGTGCCGCTAAACAATTCAAGttgatttgggaaaaagaaTCAAGTGACAATTAACTACTCACTAAAAGCAGCAAAAGATTGAGGAAGTTATCTAACCTGGTTTGGTGAAACATAAAATGGATTTTCATACAACGTAGGGCCTCCAAAACTACCTCCAAAAATCTTGATCGGATTCAGACAAAATCTTGGACCAACCTATTCAAAAATGTTAAAATCAATCCAAATGTACATATGCATGCATCATCCCATACTGTGTGTGCTACAGCAGATCTCATTAGTGCAAACCTCAACAAGGGTCATCTTCTCCAGGTCTGCACGATCTATTTTCTGGGTTCCAGTATGAGGGCAAGATATCTGCATCAGAGATGCAGAAAAAATACTGGTGACAATTGTTCTCATCAATGTGCAAGCATATACTGAAAATGTTAATAGTAACTCCAAAGCAGTAGAAATCAAAGATGAATAGCTATTTTATTTTCCATACTTTGCATGTCAAGAACTTGCCAAAAGTAACAGAGCACAAAGAAACATGCATGCCTCAGGGTTCCACAGATACACTTCTAAATAAACCACCATCAACATGAAAAGCAAGACTTTAACAGAGGAGATATCTGAAGCATCACAAACCTGGTAATTCCTAAACCATACATGGTCATCAAGAATGGAAAAAACAAAGACATGATCATGGTATGGTTTAGATTTCCTGTGGTCCTTAGgacttccaaatatctggttcAAGGAAAGAATGAAGTCAACAATACTGACTATACATCAGCAAGAAGTCAAAATATCGTCAAGTAATGACTAGAAAGAACTTGCCATTCAAATAGGAAGAATATGTATACAAACCTGCATGATCATCTCTTTCAGAAGCTTCCAGTGGGGATCCTTGTCAAAATTAGTTGAGAAAGTTAAGATTGGGCGTGAACCCTTCAAGTGATTTCCAGTGAGCTTTAGTTCTTCCATTGTGTGCACTACATATGTAACATGCCCACACGCACACACATAGAGGGGGTAGTTAGGACCTCCAAAATCTCCAAATATAACTTGACAAAGCAAAGCTAATGAAAGGAGAAAATACAAAGATCAAGAAGGGTTACTACTAACCAGCATTAACTAAAAACTTCACAGATGGACCGTTTGGGCACTTGGCCATCCAAAGATAAAGGTCCCTACCTTTTCTACACTGAAATCACAAAAACCAAAGAACGAGTTATACCAGGAAAAGAACATTAGACAAGTTACAGACCTAACACAGCGTTTTTGGATCCACAAAACCCTCAACTGCCTTATATACTGAGCAAACTTAAAAGTCAAGTTTCAAATTCTGCTCCTAGTTTAGTAAATACTGAAAAACCAATGCTTTTTCAATAACTCGCATTCATCCCCAAAGAAGTTTGTAATCAGATAATCATAGTCAACCCTGATTCATACCTcaaaaaacaaacaagaagaACAACCCTTCAGCTCAACTAGCTCATTCAAGGTTGCACCTTTGCTATCCTTGGACTCAACCTTGTTATCCTTCTTGCAGTGTGGCAAAAGTGACACCACATTTAACATTAAATGCCGATACCTAAAATCATGGTGAATTCCAACCAAACAGAAAGTAAACAAGCGAGCAAGAATTTCAACAGAGAAAATGAATATGTAATAAAAGAACAGACAACAGAACACtcaaaaaaacaaataaaagttGAATCGTGGACCTGAAACTGATACGGCGAGAGCAAGTGACCAAGACCTTCTCTTTGTTCCTAAAACCCACAACAGAATCactctcctttttctcttcaatcTTATCTTTCCAACCAAGGAGTGTCCTTTTAGGCCGCTCTGCTGCACTGTCTTCTTTATTAACTTCAGTCACAGCAGCAGTTTCACTGTGCTTTCTCTTCTTCCCCATTGGATTCTTATGGAATTCTAAGCACAACAATCACATTTCCAATAAGGGACCATGAAATAAAGAGCTAAAGACAAAATCAATTGCACCTTTCAGTAAAATATTTGGGATAAACAAGATAATTAAAACCCTGTTTAAAAAAAACCTATAATTTGCTAAACAATTCTGCAAAAAAAGAAGCGGGTAAATTGAAGGACAGCTTCTCACAGCTGTCATGCCTTATTTTCTTGGGGATGATGGAGGAGGATACCTGGGATGAAGGGCTTTGACGAAGAGTCGGATGTAGTGAGTCCGGTTTGCTGCTCGGGGC
Above is a genomic segment from Coffea eugenioides isolate CCC68of chromosome 5, Ceug_1.0, whole genome shotgun sequence containing:
- the LOC113770802 gene encoding stem-specific protein TSJT1; amino-acid sequence: MLAIFHKAFAHPPDELNSPASHHGSKKPKMPEETLKEFLASNPSDAFSLSFGDAAVLSYVRQDQPSLLHKNQRLFCGHDEIYCLFMGSLNNLCAQIKQYGLSKGSNEAMLVIEAYRTLRDRGPYPADQVIKDLDGSFAFVVYDSKRGTVFAALGSDGGVKLYWGIAADGSVVISDDIAVIKAGCAKSYAPFPKGCMFHSEGGLMSFEHPMNKMRAMPRVDSEGAMCGANFKVDLYSRVNSIPRVGSETNWVDWNTEQI
- the LOC113770694 gene encoding ribosome biogenesis protein BRX1 homolog 1-like encodes the protein MGKKRKHSETAAVTEVNKEDSAAERPKRTLLGWKDKIEEKKESDSVVGFRNKEKVLVTCSRRISFRYRHLMLNVVSLLPHCKKDNKVESKDSKGATLNELVELKGCSSCLFFECRKGRDLYLWMAKCPNGPSVKFLVNAVHTMEELKLTGNHLKGSRPILTFSTNFDKDPHWKLLKEMIMQIFGSPKDHRKSKPYHDHVFVFSILDDHVWFRNYQISCPHTGTQKIDRADLEKMTLVEVGPRFCLNPIKIFGGSFGGPTLYENPFYVSPNQIRALEKKQKAGKYAKKIKAKTRRKMHELENPLQVDELAHMWNE